Proteins encoded within one genomic window of Oscillospiraceae bacterium:
- a CDS encoding endonuclease: MKPTKLYNILYARYGNLDWWPADAPYEMMIGAILTQNTAWRNVEKAINNFGSDVTPKFVENATLDELVGIIRPAGFFNQKAAYLKCLTAWFKQYDYQAEKVAAQPLEILRHELLDIKGVGEETADSILLYGLELPSFVVDAYTKRLLGRLGVDVKLTYRDVQAWFMNSLPVDVPLYNNFHACIVYVCKDFCRAKAKCDGCPLGAICSSCQ; encoded by the coding sequence ACAACATACTCTACGCCCGTTACGGCAACCTAGATTGGTGGCCTGCCGATGCGCCCTATGAAATGATGATTGGCGCAATCCTCACCCAAAACACAGCTTGGCGCAACGTGGAAAAGGCCATCAATAATTTTGGAAGCGATGTTACGCCTAAATTTGTGGAAAATGCGACGCTAGATGAGCTTGTCGGAATTATTCGTCCTGCGGGGTTCTTCAATCAAAAGGCGGCGTATTTAAAATGTTTGACGGCTTGGTTCAAGCAATATGATTATCAAGCTGAAAAAGTCGCTGCGCAGCCGTTGGAAATATTGCGGCATGAATTGCTTGACATTAAAGGGGTAGGGGAGGAAACTGCAGACTCGATTTTGCTGTATGGGCTTGAGTTACCGTCATTTGTGGTGGATGCATACACAAAACGGTTACTGGGACGTTTGGGTGTGGATGTTAAGTTGACCTACCGTGATGTGCAGGCGTGGTTTATGAACAGTTTGCCTGTTGATGTGCCGTTGTACAATAACTTTCACGCTTGCATTGTGTATGTGTGCAAAGACTTTTGCCGAGCAAAGGCGAAGTGTGACGGATGTCCATTAGGAGCGATTTGCAGCTCATGCCAATAG
- a CDS encoding pyridoxal phosphate-dependent aminotransferase — translation MSHKPYSTRAQKITASTTMRIDAQYKQMLAEGQDVIGFGAGEPDFDTPEHIKAAGIAAIENNLTRYTPPAGTEELRKAVCKRFKANKGLDYAPSQIVVSSGGKHNLYIALACLLNPGDEVILPTPYWVSYKEQIEMCGGVVVEVNCDKGDRFELDVDDIAHVITPKTKVMILNSPSNPTGMVVPRETLEKIAMLCVEHEIFVISDEIYSKLVYEGTFTSIAAISPKMKDLTVVLSGVSKSFAMTGWRVGYVAANQELATLMANYQSHSTSSPATMAQKAAAVALSGDQSCVEALRDVFHKRRDLFLAKADEIPLVKVIRPQGAFYVMMSIEALLGKTLYGKVINNADDFAELLLQKACVAVVPCGGFGAPNYLRWGYATSDENIVKGLERLKVFIEGAM, via the coding sequence ATGAGCCATAAACCATACTCTACACGGGCACAAAAAATCACGGCATCGACCACTATGCGGATTGATGCGCAGTATAAGCAAATGCTTGCCGAGGGGCAGGATGTTATCGGTTTTGGTGCAGGTGAGCCTGATTTCGATACGCCGGAACACATCAAGGCAGCCGGCATTGCGGCGATTGAGAATAATTTGACGCGCTATACGCCTCCGGCGGGCACCGAGGAATTGCGCAAAGCTGTTTGCAAACGCTTCAAAGCAAATAAGGGTTTGGATTACGCGCCAAGCCAGATTGTTGTGTCGAGTGGCGGCAAGCACAACCTATACATTGCGTTGGCATGCCTGCTCAATCCGGGCGATGAGGTGATTTTACCCACGCCGTATTGGGTTAGCTATAAAGAGCAGATTGAGATGTGCGGCGGCGTTGTCGTTGAGGTCAATTGTGACAAGGGCGATCGTTTCGAGCTTGACGTTGATGATATTGCTCATGTCATTACACCCAAGACAAAAGTAATGATACTCAACAGCCCGTCTAACCCAACAGGTATGGTTGTGCCGCGTGAAACATTGGAAAAAATCGCAATGCTGTGTGTGGAACACGAAATTTTCGTCATTAGTGATGAAATTTACAGCAAATTAGTGTATGAGGGAACTTTTACAAGCATTGCGGCTATTTCTCCGAAAATGAAAGACTTGACGGTGGTATTGTCCGGCGTGTCGAAAAGCTTTGCCATGACGGGCTGGCGCGTGGGGTATGTAGCGGCAAACCAGGAGTTGGCGACATTGATGGCAAATTATCAGAGCCATTCGACTTCTTCACCGGCAACAATGGCGCAAAAGGCGGCGGCTGTCGCATTGAGCGGCGACCAGTCGTGCGTTGAAGCGTTGCGAGATGTGTTTCACAAGCGCCGAGATTTATTCTTGGCCAAGGCGGATGAAATACCGCTGGTCAAGGTCATTCGGCCACAGGGGGCGTTTTATGTCATGATGAGCATTGAGGCGCTGCTCGGCAAGACGCTATATGGGAAGGTTATCAATAACGCCGATGATTTTGCTGAGTTGTTGCTTCAGAAGGCGTGCGTTGCCGTTGTGCCATGTGGCGGGTTTGGCGCGCCGAATTATTTGCGTTGGGGCTATGCTACGAGCGACGAAAATATTGTCAAAGGCTTGGAGCGTTTAAAAGTGTTTATTGAGGGAGCCATGTAG